A region of the Phyllopteryx taeniolatus isolate TA_2022b chromosome 9, UOR_Ptae_1.2, whole genome shotgun sequence genome:
GTtaattatttaagattgtcagccAAGACTTGTTTCAGTATATATATGATCAAACGGACTTGTTTATCAAATAACTTGCTGTGGACAGTTAAACCATGTAAGAAATTATTTAGTAACATGCAACAACGTATTAGACACACTGCACAGTACTTAGCAGGCCAGTGTGTGGGACATGCCAAAGTTACGTACATCcaataaataaatggtaaataatAAAGGAAACACATTATCATTGTACTGGTATATGCACAAATGTTTGTCCacttaaaataaaacttcaagagtttcattattttgctccattttcatgatgactgagtgattctgatgaggagaGACCAAAGGCACTTTATTGTGATATTCACACCGACATGTTCCTAAGACACATGGGAacggttttaaattgtgaacaaaatgcaaatatcCTTTAAGACAGTAAATAGGAAGTGgtgggaagtgcaaaacacataactcctgtatttatatatttattcctATCTTCTTGTTTATGAGAAATGTCCTTTAAGAGCTTCTTGGGAAACAGCCGCCCACCTCCACCGTCACAGGCCATCCCTCATAAACGTTGCTTGTGTCGTCATTAGCAACTCGCTGACAAATGAACACCCGAGAAGACGTTCAGTTGTCAAAGCTGTCTCTTTCCACGTGCAGAAATAGAACAAACGAGGGCAAGGTCACTGACCTTCTCGAAGGAGCTTCTGTTTCCTGTCCCGCCTCTTCCTGCAAACACCCAGTTGTCGCGGTAACTTACGGACTTGATCAAAGCGCTGCCCATCCCGACAAAAATCTCCCTCATTTCGTTTGTCATCCTGCCGCCGAGAagtgaaaggggaaaaaaaatgaaaggtaATTTTTGCGGAGCAGGAAATCATTTTAGCAGATGTACATCTGGGAATTGGACCTACTTTGTTGTCACGTCGTCGAAGGAGGCCACAATGACAATCTCTCCAGGTTTAATCTCTTTTAGGTACGCCAAGATGTCCTCTGGGACTTTGGCAGCCGAGGAAGTcatagtacatttttaaaaaatgtaagtaaATCTTTGTAAAAATGATTTATAACACTTCGCTACCTCCATCGTTCATATTCAGATAGCCACATCTGTCCACAGCTCCGTTCTCACCTaagatgaaacaaacaaacatgcaccTTTATCATCTTCTGCGGCTTGTTTTCATCATCACATCATCTTCCTTGAGAGCAGATAACAGTtggtccaattaaaaaaaaacacattaagtTTCTCATTTTTCATCCCACATTTGTCGCCCGTTACTTCTATGCATCAAAAGCCATTTTGCTGATAGAGAAAACATGTCTACAGGAGTAAGTTAACAAAGTAGAAATTACTGAGGAAAATATATTGGAAGTTGAATTCAGTGgagcactaaaaaaaaagaaaaaaaaagaaaaacactcagGACTCTATTTTCACATGGTCTAACTGTGTGCAGAGGcgggtgttggtaatttcgtggaccAGGACACACTAGCGCATTTAAAAGCGGGACGTTTGCGTTGCTGTAGGCGTGATCATAGccaacttcaatcctgtccaatcaaagtgGCTTTTCTCACTCCCTTTAAATGCACCTTGCTAGAAGCGCACTGACAGTCTTTGACATGGCagaagaagaaactgatttgctcGTGCCCGCGAGGTCGAACCCACAAAATAAAGAgcaaattgtgaaaatgaacaTATGATGTACATTACATATGACCTATTAAGTGTATTGAGTTAATTGTATTATGAGTTAaaagtaatagtaaaaaaaaaaaaaaaaaaaaaaggtaaaaaaattttttcccaCTCACTGTTTACAACAACAATGTTGAGCCCAGGTCCCACATTGTTCAGTACATGGCTCATGATGCTGCAGACATATAGTACATAAAAAGCATTAAACTTCACAGGGGAGCCATACATTTCCTGAAAGGGTTCTTGCGTACAGGTGACTTACATTTTCCCATCAAAACAGATCTTGGGCCCGACAACATTAGCTGCTCCACTGCGCACGTGGATTGCAAAGTGATCGGGTGGGCACCTTTTGGAGAGGTTGCACTCCGGTGAAGGCAAAGGCGTTACTGCAAGGTTATTGTATtaattgcaacaaaaaaaaaaaaaagcacaattttatgagaatagttAAAATTTTATGAGGGAAAAGGCCATAATTATGAGAATACAGATGAGATATAACAATACttattttgtgagaaaatatttttactgtatAAAATGACTGAATACTGTAGTCATAATGTGTGAAAGAAATCACAATTTTATTCAAATAGATGAAATACGAGAAAATAGTCATAATTCTGAAAATGAAGTTCAAATGTGGCAGAAGAGGGTTTGAATATTGCCGTTTTTACAAGTCATAACTTTTCGGGAGAAAGACAAGagacaattattaaaatagttgCAATCTATTGATCTattgataaaacaaaaaaccaaaaatgtccctgaaaaagatacGAGAAGAAAGTCGTAATTTAGTTTTTACGACAGTAGTTGAACTatgaagaaaaagtcaaatttatGAGAATAGCGTCTGAATATTAGAAGCTAGAATCTAGCCATTTTattaaaagttgtcattttgcaaTCTTTAGTCTTTTTCCCAAAAAGGTGTAATGCTACTAGGATAAAGTTGCTActttacaagaaataaaatcaGTTATATGAGACTAAAGTTAAATGACATGAATTTCCTTCATTACAGATTTTcttgaacaacaaaaaaggtgcAACTTTGTTCGGAAAATGTGCTTTTACAAGGACAGCTGAggaaaaagtgtcaaaaatatCTAAGCTACATAATGCTCACTTGGTTGGAATTTTGGTTTGAATTGCACAGCAATTTTCGtccctgcaaaaaaacaaacaaatttgaaaCACCATCAATACATTACGGTGTGACAATATACTTTGTAATAGGTCAATAtcgccaaaaatgtccaccctgtcagcgaggtcacatattttgctgtttggatccttttatttttgcttgcaGTGAAGTGAATTTCTAACAAAATGTGTGGGagcttgaccaatatgcatttctaacatCTACctaatacaatgaatatgaagttcaaGGTAAAATGTCCATTTTTCTTCTGGTATAATGGGCaagtctcaaaggcaccttatgGTGATATTGACTTTTATGTGACTGAAAAATCTCCAAAGGCAGCTCACTGAAAAAGTCTCTTGCTCTCTGCTGTACGGAGTCGTTCAAGATGGCCCATGTTACCACAAGAACAACAATTACAGCAGCGTGGGGAGCAACTGTCAACCACAAAGAGCAAGAGAACAGAAGTAATGCAGCATGTGGGCCATGAAATGTACATCACCAGCAAGCAAAATCTCACCTCGATGCCTCATCATGTCTCCAACAAATGAGTCTGTACTGCTCCTGATGTATTATTTGCTGTCAACAGCACAGCTGGTTGGTGTCATGTCATCTGTTCAGTCTGCCTCGCCACGCATATGCATGCGAAGGACCTTTGGATATGCAACAGCGCTTGTCCTTGTGTTGCCGGTGCGAGCAGGATGTGACATTGTACGTGCACACACCTACAGTGAACTAGACGATCAAGTTTCTCCTACTCGCTATGTCAAATATGGGACAGCATCCATTCACAGGTTATACAGCTTAAAGCAAACAATAGCCGGAGCCTTCCTCTGTCATAAAATAAAGGATGGGGAAATGCTTCTTTACTTACCGTGCATGTTTCTGTCTTTGGGTTATGTCACGCAGAAATTGTATTTGTGCAAGCCATTTGCCCcacaaaatcatatttttgtagTCTATTAAATAAGTTGATATTTTATATCTAATAAAAGCTTGAATAGAGAACAATGACTTAATCTGGAGCtgtaatacattatttgttgagTACACATTGTTCAGTTATAACACAGTGCTGTCACTGCATTAATCAGAGATATCGATATGCAGTGGTAGGAAGCAGCATGATTAGCCAAAGATTTTAGAATTAAATGCAATACACTTTGGTAATTTAATTGTATCTTACCTTTGTACATTTCTTTGGAGGGTAGTTTCAATTGTGTGAAGTTATTTAATGTAGAATAACTTGTACAATGGatatcaaaagtctacacacccctatcAAATGTCCATAGATCAAGATATTTGGTGCGACTTTCTACTTGTCCTATTAGAGGTCAAAACCTTTTTCACCTAAAACATTCACAACTCAGttgagaaaaaaacacatctttcagagaggggaagtaaaaaaataaactgaacacCCTCTAACACTGTAACTGGGGTAACTTTGATGACTGTCTCCACTGTGTCCCTTGGTATATAAACTCATTCGCTGCCATTGACAGGTAGCTACTGTATAGTATGCTACGAGTATCAAACTGGGAGGGCTTGCAGTGAACAAGTTAATGCCACggaaattattttgttcccTTCtccttacaaatatttttgcacaatGAGATAATGCTGATGCTCTGGAAGCACTCTGCAGACCATGGCTTGTACTGTAACGTGACtagaaaaaatgtcaggaaaagccgacTAGAAAATCTGAATTtctatttggggttaatcagaggcactttgactggcgatcagttcagggtgtacccgctttgggcccaaagtcagctgggatagactccagctcacccgcaacattaataaggacaagtggtataggaaatggatggctggaagtCACTATGAGGATTGAAATAAGacgcaaaaaacattttaattgtcaCGAttgtttttaagtcattattttgggagagaaaatagttgaaatatgagaaaaaggttttaggaacatttttattttacaagttgaaatataacaacaaaaatgatttatttatgaatAGTCATTACAAAttgtggctggggcatctgattcggatggctCCCGGACGGCACCTTGGTGAGgcgttccgggcacatcccaccggagGGAGAAAATCTTGTAGTTCTAGTGGCAAAATTTCATGatcaaagtcttttttttttcccaagagcATCCAGACAGCTGTGTGTGCTACACAAAAGCCTGAAAGTAGCAGAGTGAAAAAGGTTTAATTATCACACCTCGTATGTCGGTTTAAAAGAAAACTTTGTTCCTTCGCAATGTTACAAAGGTCGTTTCCTTTTCATTGTGGCCCTTATACGTCCTTGTATGAAATTGATAGTGTTCTTGCCTCCACAGAAAATTGTAATGTTGAGctacaaagtattttttcccctgGACATATAACAATAATCCCTCACAATTTTAAAGGATtgaaattcttttttaaaaaaaagccttcaaTATTGACCTTTTGTTGGTGTGAATCAGTTACTGTTCAAAAAACCCAATGGGATTATCTCTGAAGGAGACATTCATCTGTAATGGCTTAAGAAGCCAGGATAAGAAATACCGTGGACAGCAAGGTTGTACCTAAAACGTTAAAATATCATTTTGTCATGATTTaaggtatgaaaaaaaatactcaacatCTCAATGTGCTCACCAAACATCATTTGCCTGCACCAGCAGACTTactgacaataataataaacaatatgtGACATATGCCTGATGCATACAACTTGACGACAAATATCATCCTACATAacattatccatccacccattttctgtggtgtttgttctcattagggATGTAGGcaagccggagcctatcccagtttagTTTGGCTGAggagcagggtacacccttgactggttgccagccaatcacagggcacataaaaaacaaaaaaaacaaaactattcgcACTCCATCTGCCATGaacctaacaagcatgtttttgccaTGTAATCGCCACACAAGAAGgccggagccgagattcaaaccacaACTTCAGAACAGTGATGCAGACTTAATAGCCATCAGGAAACCGCGCCACCCCTCACTGatataaatttattttaattacctCATTAAATACCGTCAAAGGGCATTGGGTCCCTACAACGGCTCTATAAAAtccaagttgttgttgttgagttaAAAGTGGGGCAGCATGCAGAAGTATAATCTCTTGACTCACCCTCGCAGCCcaaatgaagtcaaaataaaaccaagTATGTGCcgcttttattttcatgtgcGTGTGGGCAGTGCAAGTGAACGAGAGCAACGACTTGTCTTTGGTGTTGCCAACGTGcaaagatttcccaaaaatgacagtcagTCAAAATGCTAAGTATGGTTGGAATGGCAACTTCAACAAGACACaatgaattttgaaaatcttGACGATGAGTTTCGgagaaatgtagtttttttttgtgtcgggggggggggggggcaatggtcctttttggggaacatttttgtgtgatattgcaTAGAGAAAATTTGATAAAAAGAAGCCTCCAAATTAGAGGAAAAGAGGAAAACTGTAtaacttgattatttctcaacCTATTCCATCGACCCTTTCATTTCATCTGCTACTCGGGGAACCctttctctgattggctgacaagtttcaggtaaaaatatccaccagtaagcttgtttttcaaaaattctaaattgaCCTGGCAAAATTACTGTCCCGTCGTCCCGAGCAGTGTGGACAGTATAATAGGTCAGGTGCTTTggatcaattgttttttccttaGTGTATTtattatggaggattttagagccATTTGAAGTGCTctcattcaatgttgttttttttaaaatagaagtTCCATAGATGGCGGCCATGTTTTACATTGCTAAGAGATCAGCGTCGCTGTTTTTAGTGACTTTTCCGACCATtctcaaaaccttttttttttttttttacgtataGCACCAAGGCGGACTGTGGTTCTCATTTTAGCAACATTCCCTTTTCCTGCACGGTGGAGGGAAGAGAGGAATTTGCCCCTGTAATAACTAAGAACGACTAACAGGGGCAAAtctaggatcagaggtttatgggtgctgggattcattttagGGATGCTTCAGCATGCCCAAAAATGGACTAGAAACGCCTATGATttggagcaaaccattttgaggCAATGAGGGGACAGGTTCTGTAGGTATTGTTGTTAAAATTCATGTCTATGTCATTTAACCTGACTGATTATAATGTTTATTTCTTAATCATAAAATATACCATATCTACACAAGTAGCagcttattaaaacaatatttgagtataaatggttgtttgtctgtatgtaccatgtggttggctggcgaccagttcacccGAAGTCCTCTGGGATATGCTCACCAGCTTGCTCACAACCCAAATGTTTACACGTGCTACAGAagaaagaatgacatttaatAGTGGCACAGGACCAGAATGACATGTTTTCCCCTTTAAGCACTGTTATATTGACCATGAATATGTCAGTATTTTACAGTCTCCATTAGAAGACAATCTGAAACCAAAAACgtgcaaaaacataaaaaaattatttagtgTGATCTCCCTTTACACTGCATTTTTATTGGCCATATACATATTTGTAAAgcgcatacacacatacaaacactaaTGGTTGCTGTGAAAAACGCCAGGAAAACAAAGCACAAGGTGGCATAATACAGAATTGTACATGTAGTGTGTGCCTTTAACTGTGAGTGGAGAGGTTCAGTGTTATTCATGAACAAGGTCGGTTGATGTAATACTGCACACGACCAGCATAGGGAGTCTTTGCACTGCCATCCTCGCATTAAAATTGAGTATTAGGGTGGCTGAAAAGCAGTGGCCTCCCAACATTTAATAATGTGCAAAATGTAGCTCTATGGTATAGTTGAATGACTACAGTGTATTGGTTCTTTTGTCAATAAATATATGTGGGCTCTAAAAGGGCACACTAAAACAACACAATGAAAGATTTTAGTTCAAATTAGCAGCatggtggttagcacgtctgacTCTCAGTTACGGTTGAGTCtgagtttgaatctcagctaAAGCCCTCCTGTCTAGTGACAgtaagtcaactgggatagtgtatagaagatgaatggatggataatggtaTGGAAATGGTATTTGTAGTTGTCAAGTTTGCTCTAAGTACGTGTTCATGGAAACATCAGTCATTGGATAAAATGTTGGGCATATGccacatatttcatatttaatttatAATTAAGTATTATTGTGAGAAAATCTGCTGTTCgtcaatgaggacaagcgctattgaaatggaatggatggatagtcccAAGTGCAAGCATCATCGGTAACTAGACACACAGAATATTCAAagttaaaatatgattttactTTTGCAACACGCTGAAGAATGAGCATATTCTAGCGTCTGACCGGCATCCTTCTGCAGTCACACTGATAGTTTTTCCTTGTCTTGTGCGACGCGGCGCAGCCAAAGAGCATCAAGTTTCCTTCAAGTCGGCTAATGTTAGCAcgcaaaaaggaaaataaggCTTGAAAAGGGAAGCAGGCCTGCTCACGTACAGAGGCGGACAATTTTTAGCAGTCAATTACAGTATTTGAGACACGCGAAATGTCAAATTGCCACGTGACGGCACTTATTTCATAATAGGATAATGTTATATATTCACAATGGCAATGGGACTGTTTTCAGGCCACCGCTAGAAATGAAAATGCACACGCACTAATTGTGACCTTTACTGTGTTGGGAgtgaaatagtttttctttcttttttaaacatatttaggTTTATTAGTAGTGCTtgaggtttatttttattttgtgcgtATTAAAGTGCCACTAAGTTCAGAATCTACCAGTGAGGGGATACCGCATCAGATATAGgagcctctttttttatttttttttttgcacgtttCAAGGCAGCTGCGTTGGGAACAATTTGTAACATGGATTGTCAGTGTTGTTATGGTctaccaaaaaaacacacaaacagtacaaaacaaataaaataaaataccctGGGTTATTTTGTCAAGATTTTTGGAGAGGAGGAGAATGTCAAACTGCCTTGAAAAGACTTCAAGGGGATTTGGTTAACCTGTCCGTGCGTTTTAAGAGTGCTATGGGTGTCATTGTATGGTTCTTCCAGGACTCATTGGGCTGCAGTGTGGCCATAGATTTATTCCAGCAGATCCtgtcaagaaaaagaaaagtaaaagcCCATTACATTTGATGTGGGAACGGGGGCTGCATTATCTTGCATTATGTCAAATGGACTCGTGAGAATACAGACATTTAATCTCACCAGTCCGTCTCGTTAAGCTTCAAACTGATACGATCGTAGTGGTTGTCCGGAAAATGACCAGACCAATCAGTGTCTTAGGGAGTGGTGCTCAACGGGGTGACTttagaaatgttgtttttcaatttaaacTCCCACATGTAA
Encoded here:
- the LOC133483579 gene encoding protein FAM3C-like isoform X1 translates to MMRHRVAPHAAVIVVLVVTWAILNDSVQQRARDFFRTKIAVQFKPKFQPITPLPSPECNLSKRCPPDHFAIHVRSGAANVVGPKICFDGKIIMSHVLNNVGPGLNIVVVNSENGAVDRCGYLNMNDGVPEDILAYLKEIKPGEIVIVASFDDVTTKMTNEMREIFVGMGSALIKSVSYRDNWVFAGRGGTGNRSSFEKRVANDDTSNVYEGWPVTVEVGGCFPRSS
- the LOC133483579 gene encoding protein FAM3C-like isoform X3, with product MMRHRVTPLPSPECNLSKRCPPDHFAIHVRSGAANVVGPKICFDGKIIMSHVLNNVGPGLNIVVVNSENGAVDRCGYLNMNDGVPEDILAYLKEIKPGEIVIVASFDDVTTKMTNEMREIFVGMGSALIKSVSYRDNWVFAGRGGTGNRSSFEKRVANDDTSNVYEGWPVTVEVGGCFPRSS
- the LOC133483579 gene encoding protein FAM3C-like isoform X2 produces the protein MMRHRGTKIAVQFKPKFQPITPLPSPECNLSKRCPPDHFAIHVRSGAANVVGPKICFDGKIIMSHVLNNVGPGLNIVVVNSENGAVDRCGYLNMNDGVPEDILAYLKEIKPGEIVIVASFDDVTTKMTNEMREIFVGMGSALIKSVSYRDNWVFAGRGGTGNRSSFEKRVANDDTSNVYEGWPVTVEVGGCFPRSS